A portion of the Oxynema aestuarii AP17 genome contains these proteins:
- the ilvN gene encoding acetolactate synthase small subunit: MKHTLSVLVEDEAGVLTRIAGLFARRGFNIESLAVGPAEQLGISRITMVVTGDDRVIEQLTKQLYKLIHVLKVQDITETPCVERELMLLKVNANSTTRSEVVELAQIFRARVVDVAEDSLIIEVVGDPGKMVAIVQVLNKFGIREISRTGKIALTRESGVNTEYLKSLEAKI, from the coding sequence ATGAAACATACACTTTCTGTTCTAGTGGAAGATGAAGCAGGCGTGTTGACCCGGATTGCGGGTTTATTTGCTCGGCGCGGCTTCAATATTGAAAGTTTGGCCGTAGGACCAGCCGAACAACTGGGCATTTCTCGAATTACCATGGTCGTCACGGGAGACGATCGCGTCATCGAACAGTTAACCAAACAACTCTACAAACTCATTCACGTCCTTAAGGTTCAAGACATTACCGAAACTCCGTGCGTCGAACGGGAGTTGATGTTGCTTAAAGTCAACGCCAACAGTACCACGCGATCGGAAGTGGTCGAACTGGCGCAAATTTTCCGCGCGCGGGTGGTCGATGTGGCGGAAGATTCTCTCATTATCGAAGTCGTCGGCGACCCCGGTAAAATGGTGGCGATCGTTCAAGTTCTCAACAAATTTGGCATTCGCGAAATTTCGAGAACGGGTAAGATTGCGCTCACTCGCGAATCCGGGGTCAATACGGAATATCTCAAGTCTTTGGAAGCGAAGATTTAG
- a CDS encoding BON domain-containing protein gives MGWLNRIFDMVTPGGEPETIEAPPPDDPSGPAQAYSVPKAPEDPSTPPERLGLNGEYDQSGLAKRVALALDQNPDTDDFERLWVAQTGGTVVLKGEVPSQDDLDRVVNVASGVYGATGVNTDEVTITG, from the coding sequence ATGGGTTGGTTAAATCGCATTTTTGATATGGTCACGCCGGGTGGCGAACCGGAAACCATCGAAGCTCCTCCACCGGACGATCCCTCCGGTCCGGCGCAAGCGTACAGCGTCCCCAAAGCGCCGGAAGATCCCTCTACCCCTCCGGAACGGCTGGGATTAAATGGAGAATACGACCAAAGTGGCTTGGCGAAACGAGTCGCCCTCGCTCTCGACCAAAATCCCGATACCGACGACTTCGAGCGCCTCTGGGTCGCGCAAACTGGCGGTACGGTGGTTTTAAAAGGTGAAGTTCCCTCTCAAGACGATTTAGACCGGGTGGTCAACGTTGCCAGTGGCGTTTATGGCGCTACGGGGGTAAATACGGACGAGGTAACGATTACGGGTTAA